The following are encoded together in the Juglans microcarpa x Juglans regia isolate MS1-56 chromosome 2D, Jm3101_v1.0, whole genome shotgun sequence genome:
- the LOC121251194 gene encoding LOW QUALITY PROTEIN: probable receptor-like protein kinase At1g30570 (The sequence of the model RefSeq protein was modified relative to this genomic sequence to represent the inferred CDS: inserted 1 base in 1 codon) encodes MDKSVSDSRIWLRGEISKPISIIYIFILINTVKLAVSQSSATECNLDLQFSSALSSRGCEWGDWGGFLHNSSCGVAFHTYLYALGKWANQTGQIFINSTEQKNCLNSMKSFEDNAFGCGIEKLTRGGGGCLDFSVELVTRKLGGELRRLNENCEFVKSNEECDQSCESCANTWESISRTRSISAIVGVDIDEIVICQFAVLVSLISRIGDPMNAHTLLRCLGAQKMNDGNTSAAGDNQAPKGTSWKIQISTGVGILAGSIVGIALIVVVIARKILSKGCSKSSPPRKKDAFKNIFPKESACRKVPIKEVYSATDNLSDENFIGEGTAGKVYKGILSNNQHVAIKHIINDGDVESFVREVTSLSHVRHPNLVALLGCSVRENECFLVYEFCPXGNLSEWLFGKDTVLTWIQRLEIAIDSARGLWFLHTYAEGCIVHRDIKPTNILLGTNFEAKLSDFGLSKIIDMGKTHVSSEVRGTFGYVDPEYRINRRVNSSADVYSFGMVLLQILSGKRVINLNLKKPMSLAKMATILTRGGSVVEFADPKLKGAYSIEAFELTLHLALSCTSLGEQRPSMKRVLERLEEALEISTRATACIPVGTTPDELELHTRETLDIIS; translated from the exons ATGGATAAATCGGTTTCGGATTCTCGCATATGGCTTCGGGGTGAGATATCAAAACCCATCTCCATTATTTACATCTTCATCCTGATCAACACGGTAAAACTTGCAGTTTCTCAGTCTTCTGCGACAGAATGCAACCTCGACCTTCAATTTTCATCAGCCTTAAGTAGTAGAGGTTGTGAATGGGGAGATTGGGGTGGGTTTCTACACAATAGTAGTTGTGGTGTAGCATTCCATACTTACCTGTATGCATTAGGGAAGTGGGCAAATCAAACAGGACAAATATTTATTAACTCCACCGAGCAGAAAAATTGTCTGAATTCGATGAAAAGCTTTGAAGACAATGCTTTCGGTTGTGGCATTGAGAAGCTAACAAGAGGAGGTGGTGGCTGTTTAGATTTCTCTGTTGAACTTGTCACTAGAAAGTTGGGGGGTGAATTAAGAAGATTAAATGAAAACTGTGAATTCGTGAAATCCAATGAAGAATGTGATCAGTCATGCGAATCTTGTGCGAATACTTGGGAAAGCATAAGCAGAACACGTTCCATATCTGCCATTGTTGGGGTTGACATTGATGAAATAGTCATCTGTCAGTTTGCAGTGCTGGTGTCCTTAATAAGTAGAATTGGAGATCCGATGAATGCCCATACACTTCTAAGATGCCTAGGGGCACAAAAGATGAACGACG GGAATACATCAGCTGCAGGAGATAATCAAGCACCGAAAGGTACAAGCTGGAAGATTCAAATTAGCACAG GTGTTGGGATTCTAGCTGGAAGCATTGTAGGCATTGCACTGATAGTAGTAGTCATTGCCAGAAAAATCTTGTCAAAAGGATGTTCCAAATCAAGTCCACCGCGGAAAAAGGATG ctttcaaaaatatatttccaaaagaGTCTGCTTGTCGGAAAGTTCCTATCAAGGAGGTGTATTCTGCCACAGATAATCTAAGTGACGAAAACTTCATTGGTGAAGGAACTGCTG GAAAGGTGTACAAAGGTATACTGTCAAATAATCAGCATGTTGCCATCAAGCACATCATCAATGATGGAGACGTCGAGTCCTTTGTCAGGGAAGTAACAAGCTTATCGCATGTCAGACACCCAAACCTCGTCGCATTGCTGGGTTGTTCTGTGAGGGAAAACGAGTGTTTCCTTGTCTATGAGTTTTGCC TCGGCAACCTCTCAGAATGGCTTTTTG GGAAAGATACTGTCCTGACCTGGATCCAGAGGCTCGAGATTGCAATTGATAGTGCTCGAGGTCTTTGGTTTCTCCACACTTATGCAGAAGGCTGCATTGTTCATCGTGATATCAAG CCAACAAACATTCTTCTTGGGACGAACTTCGAAGCCAAGCTCTCAGACTTTGGGTTGTCTAAAATCATCGACATGGGGAAGACGCATGTGAGCTCAGAAGTCAGAGGAACTTTTGGGTATGTCGATCCTGAGTACAGAATCAACCGCCGTGTAAATTCATCTGCTGATGTCTACAGCTTTGGCATGGTCCTTCTGCAGATACTTTCTGGAAAGAGAGTAATCAACTTGAATCTAAAGAAGCCAATGTCATTAGCTAAAATG GCAACAATACTTACCAGAGGTGGCAGTGTTGTGGAGTTTGCTGACCCAAAACTTAAGGGGGCTTATTCCATAGAAGCATTTGAACTAACACTTCACCTAGCTCTGTCATGCACATCACTTGGGGAACAACGACCTTCTATGAAGCGGGTTCTTGAAAGATTAGAAGAAGCCCTCGAAATATCAACAAGGGCCACAGCTTGTATCCCTGTTGGAACTACACCAGACGAGCTTGAACTTCATACGAGAGAAACTCTTGATATCATTTCCTAA